The Vibrio sp. NTOU-M3 genomic sequence GTTTCCGCTCGACTTGCATGTGTTAGGCCTGCCGCCAGCGTTCAATCTGAGCCATGATCAAACTCTTCAATTTAAGATTTTGGTCGGCTCAATGAATACTGAACATTACATAAGTAATGTTTGAATTGACTGTGCTGAATCTTTCGATTCAATGGTCACTTCGTTTCATTGAAACCTAATTTGATACCGAAGTATCTAATTGGATTATCATCAACGAGTGCCCACACAGATTGATAGGTTTATATTGTTAAAGAGCTTTTCTTCTTTGTGACTCACATCACTTCGAAAGAGGCGGCCATTGTAGCGAGTTAAGTTTTAGTGTCAACCACTTTTTTCAAACTTTTTTTAAACGTTTCCGCTTGGCTACTTAACCGTGTCAACCTTGCTTGAACCCTTGTGAGCTCTTGCCCTGTCGACGAGGAGGCATTATAGAGATCGCGCTCACATTGGCAAGCTTTATTTTGAAAAAAATGCAAAAACAGCGCTTAAGCGCTGACTTTTCATTCAAAGTCTTATTTATCCAACTTTACCCAAGTATAACAAACACATTACCCACAGAGTTATCCACAATTGCTATTTAGAGAGACAAAAAGGGCCGCTTTCGCGACCCTTCTTTTTCTATACATAAGCAAACTGATCAGATTCCCGAACCATCTTGCTCTCTATCATCTTCATGAAGTCCACACTCACGCTTTAAACCAAAGAAGCGAGTTTCTTCTTCACTCATACCGGGTTCCCACTTTTTCGTTGTATGAGTATCACCAACGGAAAGGTAACCTTCATCCCAAAGTGGATGATAAGAGAGTCCGTGCTGATCTAAATAGTAATGTACGTCTTTGTTGGTCCAATCAATAACAGGTAAAAACTTGAATACACCATTTTGAATAGAGAGAATCGGCAAACTCGCTCTTGATTTGGATTGCTCACGACGTAAGCCCGAGAACCAAGTACCAACTTCTAATTCATCTAGAGCTCTGCGCATAGGCTCTACTTTATTTATCTTGTTGTACTTTTCGATTCCATCTATACCTTGCTCCCACAGTTTCCCATAACGCGCCTCTTGCCAATGAGCACTTTCAGCCGCACGGTAAACTTTTAAATTCAGAGTGAGTTGTTCACTGAGCTGATCAATGAAGCGATATGTTTCTGGAAACAAATACCCAGTATCAGTGAGAATGACTGGAATGTCAGGTTGTTGCTGAGTAACTAAATGCAACATCACCGCAGCTTGAATACCAAAACTCGATGAAACCGCATATTGCCCTTCTAGATTTTCTAACGCCCAAGCAACACGTTCTTGGGCTGTAAATGTTTCCAACTCCGCATTAATTTGTGCAAGACGGAGGATTTGCTCCGTCTTAGTTAATGAAAGTAGCTCTGCTAGCTTCGGTCTGGAGGCAATAGAATCAAGCATGCAAGTCCCTCTTAGATACTTTGACTTCTTCGATGATGCCAGCACGGATAGCAAAATCACCAAATCCTTCGCCAGCTTCACGCTCTTTAGCCCAACGGCCTACGAGCTGATCAATCTCTTCTAGTATCTGTTTGTCTGTGATGTTCTCTTTATACATCTTTGGAATACGTGTACCTGCACGGTTACCACCTAAGTGAAGGTTGTAACGGCCAGGTGCTTTACCTACTAGGCCAATTTCAGCCAGCATTGCCCGACCACAGCCATTTGGACAACCTGTAACGCGAAGGATGATGTTGTCTTCTTCAGGTAAACCGTGTTTCTCAAGGATGCTTTCTACATCGGTTACAAATTGAGGCAGGAAACGTTCAGCTTCAGCCATCGCTAATGGACAAGTAGGGAATGCCACACACGCCATTGAGTTTTTGCGCTGCTCACTAACGCTGTCATCAATTAAACCGTGCTCGCGGGCAATCTTCTCAATCTTGGCTTTCTGGCTCTTAGCCACACCAGCAACAATTAAGTTCTGGTTGGCCGTCATACGGAAATCACCTTTATGGATTTTGGCAATTTCAGCAACACCGGTTTTCAGTGGCTTGCCCGGGAAGTCCAGTAGACGACCGTTTTCAATAAACAGCGCTAAGTGGTGTTTACCATCGATACCTTCAACCCAACCGATACGATCGCCACGATCTGTGAACTCGTATGGACGGCTATCGCCAAACTTCACACCAGCTCGCTTCTCGACCTCTGCTTTAAACACATCAATACCAACACGGTCTAGTGTGTATTTAGTTTTTGCATTCTTACGGTTTGAACGGTTACCCCAGTCACGCTGAGTCGTAACTACCGCTGCGGCAACATCAAGTGTCTTTTCTAGTGGAACAAAACCAAAGTCATCGGCGCGGCGCGCGTAAGTAGAAGTGTCACCGTGAGTCATTGCCAGACCACCACCCACCAATACGTTAAAGCCCACCAACTTACCATTCTCACCAATCGCCACGAAGTTCAGATCGTTAGCATGAACATCCACATCGTTCTGCGGTGGGATCACAACCGTTGTTTTGAACTTACGAGGTAGATAGGTCTTACCTAGAATTGGTTCATCATCGTCGGTTGTTTCTACCTTTTCACCATCTAACCAAATTTCCGCATACGCTTTAGTCTTAGGTAATAGATGCTCACTGATCTTTTTCGCCCATTCGTAAGCTTCTTGGTGCAGCTCAGATTCAACTGGGTTAGTGGTACATAAAACATTTCGGTTAACGTCACCCGCTGTCGCGATGGAATCAATACCAATGCTATTCAGCGTTTGGTGCATCAGCTTGAT encodes the following:
- a CDS encoding phosphoadenylyl-sulfate reductase, whose translation is MLDSIASRPKLAELLSLTKTEQILRLAQINAELETFTAQERVAWALENLEGQYAVSSSFGIQAAVMLHLVTQQQPDIPVILTDTGYLFPETYRFIDQLSEQLTLNLKVYRAAESAHWQEARYGKLWEQGIDGIEKYNKINKVEPMRRALDELEVGTWFSGLRREQSKSRASLPILSIQNGVFKFLPVIDWTNKDVHYYLDQHGLSYHPLWDEGYLSVGDTHTTKKWEPGMSEEETRFFGLKRECGLHEDDREQDGSGI
- the cysI gene encoding assimilatory sulfite reductase (NADPH) hemoprotein subunit translates to MTFSTDNNKQVVLDQELGKLSDNERLKTQSNFLRGTIEQDLQDRITGGFTADNFQLIRFHGMYQQDDRDIRNERAKQKLEPLHNVMLRARMPGGIITPKQWLAIDKFATEQSLYGSIRLTTRQTFQFHGVLKPNIKLMHQTLNSIGIDSIATAGDVNRNVLCTTNPVESELHQEAYEWAKKISEHLLPKTKAYAEIWLDGEKVETTDDDEPILGKTYLPRKFKTTVVIPPQNDVDVHANDLNFVAIGENGKLVGFNVLVGGGLAMTHGDTSTYARRADDFGFVPLEKTLDVAAAVVTTQRDWGNRSNRKNAKTKYTLDRVGIDVFKAEVEKRAGVKFGDSRPYEFTDRGDRIGWVEGIDGKHHLALFIENGRLLDFPGKPLKTGVAEIAKIHKGDFRMTANQNLIVAGVAKSQKAKIEKIAREHGLIDDSVSEQRKNSMACVAFPTCPLAMAEAERFLPQFVTDVESILEKHGLPEEDNIILRVTGCPNGCGRAMLAEIGLVGKAPGRYNLHLGGNRAGTRIPKMYKENITDKQILEEIDQLVGRWAKEREAGEGFGDFAIRAGIIEEVKVSKRDLHA